From the genome of Merismopedia glauca CCAP 1448/3:
AATATATTCTGGGCATGAAGCTAGACAAATCATTGATTGACGGACTGAGAAACCTTTCCAATCTGCCAAAGCAGAGTACTGTAAATTCCAATGGTTGGTCATTGGATGAACGTAACCCCAAAGTTATAGAATCTTTCATGCCTCTATGGGAGTGGTTTTATCGCTACTATTTTCGAGTCAAAACTGATGGTTGGGAGCATATACCCTCAGAAAAAGTTTTATTAGTGGGTTCTCACAATGGCGGTTTAGTCTCACCAGATATGTTTATGACTATGTATGACTGGTTTGCTCGTTTTTGGACTCAGCGCCTTGTCTATGGCTTAATGCACCCTATTGTGTGGCAAGTTAGCCCTTATATGGCGCAAATGGCGGAAAAAACTGGGGCAGTTATGGCTCATCCCCAAATGGCGATCGCTGCTTTCCAAAGAAATGCTAGCGTGTTAGTCTATCCTGGTGGCGGGCAAGACGTGTTTCGCCCTCATCGAGAACGCGATCGCATTAATTTCTCTGGGCGTAAGGGTTT
Proteins encoded in this window:
- a CDS encoding lysophospholipid acyltransferase family protein; this translates as MKLDKSLIDGLRNLSNLPKQSTVNSNGWSLDERNPKVIESFMPLWEWFYRYYFRVKTDGWEHIPSEKVLLVGSHNGGLVSPDMFMTMYDWFARFWTQRLVYGLMHPIVWQVSPYMAQMAEKTGAVMAHPQMAIAAFQRNASVLVYPGGGQDVFRPHRERDRINFSGRKGFIKLAIREQVPIIPVISKGAHDTLIVLEDFYDIAQKIHNLGVPWLFNIDPEVFPIYLGLPWGVGIGPLPNIPFPVQIHTRVCPPIILPKYGRKAVRDRAYVDACYHQVLTQMQTELDHLMRSN